AAAAGGACTTGAAGAAGGGCTGGAAAAAGGTCAAGTAACAGCTCTTGCGAAAACTGCACTAAAACTACTTAGCAGAAAGTTCGGCCCTTTGCCGGAAGAACTTAAATCCAAGATATCAAAATTAGATTCAGTTACCCTAGAGATAATAATCGATGGCATCTTTGACTATGAAAGCTTAGATGATGTGAAAAAGTATATTAACTAACTATAAGGATCTGGCACCCGACTTTTTCAAAAACAGACAGGTGCGGCAATTACGGTAATTAGCGGTTTTGTTGAACAGCACAGAGGGACTGACCCCTTGTGCTGTTCATTTCTCGAGCTTCGTTATGAGTTTTAAATAAGCTATTGCTTAAGTAAAGGCGTGGAAGTATCTTTGCCATCTAGGAGCTTTTTTAACTTCAATTGCTCACTTTCTGTTAGAGTACGAAATTTCATCAATATCTCTCTTTCTTCATTAGAAAGAGGCAGTAGCTCCAAGTCTTGCCTCTGAAGTACAATCTTTTCAGGATACACCTCTTTGTGATAGCTTGTATCTTCGCCAGTCATAAGCCAGTCAACAGATATTTGAAAAAATCTACTCAAAGCCAATAAAGCATCAAATCTAGGCTTTGCCCTTCCTCTTTCCCAATCTCCGACATTTCCTGGAGAAACTCCTATTTCCTTAGCCAATTCAGCTTGTGTAATTCTTGATTCTTCTCGCAAGTGTTTTATCCTCTCACCTATTTCCAAGATTTAAACCCCCACCGGAAAATAAGTTTTTATCCACAAAAAAATACAAAGGGACAGTTATTCTACCTGAGTTTTCTTGAAGCCATTTTATTTATTACCATTATTGTGAGGATTTGAATTTTCTTTTCTATGAAGAGTTAAGTCGTATTTTAGTTTTAGTATCAGCATTATTTCCTCTTTATCTCGCAAATCCAACATCCGGAAAATCCTTATAAGTTTACTTTCCTCGTCTGATAATCCTGTCATATCAAGATATTCCGTCTCGCCTTTAAGCAGCCAATCAGCAGAAACATCTAGAAGTTGGCATATATTTAACAGCATATCAGCTTTAGGAAATGACCTTTCTTGCACATAATTAGTAATTGTGTCCTGGTTTACTCCGAGTATCTCAGATAATTCTTTTTGAGTGTATCCCTTCCGCTGAATAGCCTCCTTTAAACGTTCGCCAAAACCAGGTAATAAATCTATTTCACACACCTCCAAAAATGAAATCAGAAATATTTAGTATTAAGGCTTGACAAAATCCGAAAATATTCGTATACTATAAAATAACAAGACATTCTTAAAACATTTTTAATAATCATAGCCATGTTATTGACAATATAAATATGAGCAGTCCTAAAAGTTCGCAAAAGGCGGTGATAATAAAAGTCAACTTTAAAAATCAATACATAATTTAACCGGGGGTTAGCATTATCGGTGCAAACCCCGGCAAACTCTACTTTAACTATATGATACTCTAGTAAACCATCTAAATCAATAAACTTTTATTACAGAAGATGTAAGGCGTCTTTTACGTTGTAATTGTAATTAATTAGCAGAAAGTGAAATTTATAGCAATATACAAAGGAGTGATTTTTTGAAAAAACGAGTAGCCGTAATTGGAAGCAGTGGTGGAAACCTTTACAATCTTGGCGGAAAAGACCCTTTTGGATTAATTAAGGAAATACAAATGCAGCTTGATGCTGCCGATATGGAGCTTGCTTATGTTCAATTTATTGCAGCAAGCACTTCTATGGATCAAGCAAAACCTTCTACACCTGCAAAACTTATAGTTTTAGAAAACGGTCAATTAAATGTAGTTTATGAAGGAAAGCTGGAGGATGTAAATAAGCGGGCAAGAGATTTCGATAAAGTTTTGGCAGAACAAATAGAAAACGGAGAGATAGATGCGCTTATTCTTGTGAGTGCCGATCCTAAAGGAATAAATTCCGAAGCAATAAAAGCCGGAGCAAAGAAAGGCATACCTGCTGTGGGAACAGGAGGCACATCATGCGGAATTGCCCGGTCTATGGGTTTAAATGTTGTAGCGGCCTCAGGGACAACAGGTTCTACAAACCGCACTCGAGCGGTGTCTTATACAGCAGGCCTTGCAAATTATTGGAAAACAAAATATAAACCGGTGATTGGTTCACTGAAAAAAGAAGATGTATCCGAAGAAAATCCGTTTAAAAGAATAAACTTTCGAGGCATAATGGTAACTTCTTTACCGGCATTTATTGCAATGGCGATAACAATAGCTTTGAGTAGGGTGCCGGGTCTTAGTATGTTTAATGAAGTTTTTGAAACGATGATAAATGCGCTTCCTGTCGTAGTTTCTGTTGTTGCTGCAAAACAAGTATCGGGCTTTGATGAAGTGGGTATTGTGGCAGGTGTAGTGGCAGGAGCCTTGTCTACAAAAGGCGGGGTTCTAGGCGGATTACTTGGTGGAATAGCAGCGGGAGTAGCGGTTCCATATATTGTATCATTTAGCGTAAAAAGGAATTTCCCGGCAACTACTGTCAATATTCTATCCGGCGGCTTATCTGGATTATTATCCGGCCTTGTAATGTATTTTGGATTTTCACCAATAGCCTTTGCGGCAGGTAATGGTGTAAGATTACTGATTCAAGCAGCTTTAAACTATAACCCGATAATAGCTGGAGCGGTTGCAGGACTTTTAATATGGCCGGCTATAATCGGCGGTGTTTATCATGCCGCTATCTTACCCATAATTCTTTTAGAAATGGAAAAGTATGGGAACAGCTTTTTGGGAGCCATTGATGCAATTGGTTTAGTAGTTACTGCAGCAGGCATTACACTTGCGAATATAGTGTATCCGCGGACAAAAGCTGATAGAGTAGCAGCGGCGCCGGGCTTTTTTGTGTTAATGGCTTTTGGAACTTTTGTTGAAGCGGCTTATCCGTTTATGTTTGCTGACAAACTAGTATTTGCTACAGCGTTAATTAGTGCTACTTTAGGCGG
This region of Tepidanaerobacter syntrophicus genomic DNA includes:
- a CDS encoding DUF4351 domain-containing protein encodes the protein KGLEEGLEKGQVTALAKTALKLLSRKFGPLPEELKSKISKLDSVTLEIIIDGIFDYESLDDVKKYIN
- a CDS encoding helix-turn-helix domain-containing protein, with amino-acid sequence MEIGERIKHLREESRITQAELAKEIGVSPGNVGDWERGRAKPRFDALLALSRFFQISVDWLMTGEDTSYHKEVYPEKIVLQRQDLELLPLSNEEREILMKFRTLTESEQLKLKKLLDGKDTSTPLLKQ
- a CDS encoding helix-turn-helix domain-containing protein, translated to MCEIDLLPGFGERLKEAIQRKGYTQKELSEILGVNQDTITNYVQERSFPKADMLLNICQLLDVSADWLLKGETEYLDMTGLSDEESKLIRIFRMLDLRDKEEIMLILKLKYDLTLHRKENSNPHNNGNK